From the Amycolatopsis thermoflava N1165 genome, one window contains:
- a CDS encoding glycoside hydrolase family 25 protein: MTEGSTERGINLALHATVADWDAVRSGAVSFASITVTENTNWLDRGAGKQIEAAQRAGIRTGIRHYARPGAPHDQAELCVRAGRGLGVFGPGSLAPTLEVEAEGVDDRFVKAWIKTVRQSAGIERVVIYADYGLWLRRLHPQKWADREVVLWVARHNDIPGRPGWFHPRLALHEHSSVPPMPGVSGPIGMDALVYPFTLADLLL; encoded by the coding sequence TTGACGGAGGGCAGCACGGAGCGCGGGATCAACCTCGCGCTGCACGCGACCGTGGCGGACTGGGACGCGGTCCGGTCCGGCGCGGTCTCGTTCGCCTCCATCACCGTCACCGAGAACACGAACTGGCTCGACCGCGGCGCCGGGAAACAGATCGAAGCGGCGCAGCGGGCCGGCATCCGCACCGGCATCCGCCACTACGCGCGCCCCGGCGCGCCCCACGACCAGGCCGAGCTGTGCGTGCGCGCGGGGCGCGGGCTCGGGGTGTTCGGGCCGGGTTCGCTCGCGCCGACGCTCGAAGTCGAGGCGGAGGGTGTCGACGACCGGTTCGTGAAGGCGTGGATCAAGACCGTGCGGCAGTCCGCGGGCATCGAGCGGGTCGTGATCTACGCCGACTACGGGCTCTGGTTGCGCCGGTTGCACCCGCAGAAGTGGGCCGACCGCGAAGTCGTGCTGTGGGTGGCGCGGCACAACGACATCCCGGGCCGCCCCGGCTGGTTCCACCCGCGCCTTGCGCTGCACGAGCACAGCTCGGTGCCGCCGATGCCCGGCGTGTCCGGCCCCATCGGCATGGACGCCCTGGTCTACCCGTTCACGCTGGCCGACCTACTGCTCTAG